Genomic DNA from Novipirellula galeiformis:
TCCTCGCTGCATCTCAAGAGCGAAGGCCCCACGATCATCATGCTCTGCGGTTTGCAGGGAAGTGGGAAGACGACGACTTGCGGCAAGCTTTCGCAGTTGCTCAAAGAACAAGACATCAAGCCGATGTTGGTCGCGGCGGATCTCCAGCGGCCTGCGGCAATCGAGCAATTGCATGTGATTGGCCGCCAGTTAGACATTCCGGTCTACAGCGAAGCGGACAACAAGGATCCCGTCAAGGTTTGTCAGAACGGGGTGGCCAAGGCGAAAGCCGAAGGGGCACGCGTCGTCATCTTGGACACCGCGGGGCGTTTGGCAATCGACGACGAGTTGATGGCCGAGTTAGCGAAGATCGACAAAAAGGTCGGTCCCGACCAAGTTTATCTCGTCGTGGACGGGATGACCGGACAGGATGCGGTCAACAGCGCCGGGGCGTTCAATGACGCCCTCGAATTGGACGGCGTGATCATGACCAAGCTCGACGGGGACGCACGCGGCGGTGCGTTGTTGTCGGTCAAGCATGTCACCGGAGTGCCGATCAAGTTCATCGGGACGGGAGAGCACTTCGATGCTCTGGAGCCGTTTCGACCCGAAGGGATGGCCAGTCGCATTCTGCAGATGGGCGATATCGTCGCTGCGGCACGCGAAGCTCACCGGATTGTCGATGAAAGCGAACGTGAGGAACTCGAGGCCAAGATGGCTTCGGGTGAGTTCACGCTCGATGATTTCAAAAACATGATGGAGAAAGTCGCCAAGCCCGGATTGATGGGCAAAATGATGGGCTTGATGCCTGGCATGGGCCAGTTCAAGGACATGATGGATAGCGACGAGGCCGCTGGCGGTATCCGTCAAACCATCGGCGCGATCAACAGCATGACGATGGCGGAACGTCGCAATCCGAAGCTGATCGACGCGCATCGACGAACGCGGATCGCCAAGGGGGCCGGGGTGCAATCGCCCGTGATCACCCAATTGGTCAAGCAGTTCGAGATGATGAAGCCGCTGATGCAGGGCATGATGGGCCAAGGTGCTGGCGGACGCATGAAGATGATGCAGCAGATGCAAAGTAGCGGCATGCTGAACAATCCCGGCATGGGCGGCATGAAAGTGAAGAAGGGGACCGGCGAACGGTTGTCGGCGGCGGAGAAAAAGAAACGCAAAAAAGAACGCGACCGAATGTTGCGAAAAATGAAACGCAAAGGCTAGTCGTTTGGGGGCAATCGGTTTGGCGATGGTCAAATTCGAAGTCTTAGCTGAGACAACCCGCATCGCAGCAAGCTGGCTATCAAGTCCCAGCAGTAACCATTCAGATGAAGTAAAGAGATGCCAGTCTGTTCTGGCACCGACCCGACGCGGGGATTGTTTTCCCGCCTCAGGCAGTCTGACTAGAAGTGAATCCCTCGTTTAATAGAAAAGCGATTAATGGCAGTAAGAATTCGAATGAAGAAGATGGGCCGGACTCACCGCCCGTTTTATCGTGTTTGTGTAATGGATCAACGCAGCCCACGTGACGGTCGTGTGATCGAAGAAGTTGGCCACTACGACCCGATGTGCCCCGAGACCGACGCGAGGGTGACACTGAAGTCAGAGCGAATCGATCATTGGCTTAGCGTTGGAGCTCAGCCGAGCGAAGGCGTTGCCACTTTCATCAAAAAGTATGGCACCAACGGTAGCCATCTTGAGAAGCAGGAAGCGGCTCGCGCTCGACTCGGCACGCGTAAGAATTACACGCCTGCTCCCGAAGCGCCCAAGCCAGCTAAGAAGAAGGAAGAGCCGGTTGCCGAAGCGGCTCCTGCGGCTGAGGCTCCTGCGGCTGAAGAATCCGCCAGCGAGTAAGAGAGGTCCTGCGCCATGCGACTGGACATCGTCACCCTGTTCCCCGCGATTTTTGATGGTTACCTAACTCAGAGTCTGCTCGACAAAGCGATTCAGCGTGAATTGGTTCAAATCCACCGGCATAACCTCCGGGATTGGGCCCAGGACGCGCCTCACCGCAAAGTCGATGATCGTCCTTTCGGGGGCGGTCCTGGGATGCTGATTCAGGTGGAGCCGACGGTGACGTGTGTCGACAGCGTCGAAGCGATGGATCCCAAGCCGGCTCGGCGAATCATGCTGACGCCACAAGGGAAGCGTTTCGATCAACGGATGGCGGAAGATTTTGCGACAAGTGAGCGTCTCGTCATGCTCTGTGGTCGCTACGAAGGATTTGACCAACGCGTGGTTGATATTTTGCAACCCGAAGAGGTTAGCGTGGGTGATTTTGTCTTGAATGGAGGCGAGGTCGCCGCAATGGTAATCGTTGACGCAGTGGTCCGGCTCCTGCCTGGCGTGCTCGGTGACGAGAACAGCAGCATTGATGATTCGTTCAGCCGAGGGAATCGGTTGCTCGAGTTTCCTCAATACACAAGACCAAGAGAGTTCCGCGACCACGCGGTCCCAGACGTTCTGTTGAGCGGTGACCACAAGGCGATTGCCGAGTGGCGGGATCGGCAAAGCCTCGATCGAACTCAAAAACGGCGTAGCGATTTGCTGCGACCGGATAATGAAAACAACTAAATCATTTAATAAGAGAGCAAGATAAATGAATCAAGC
This window encodes:
- the ffh gene encoding signal recognition particle protein is translated as MFESLSDGLQSAFKSLAGKGKLTESNMRDGLEIVQKSMLEADVSYSVVQDFMGQVSEKALGKRVLLSLRPNEELVRIVHDELISILGPVDSSLHLKSEGPTIIMLCGLQGSGKTTTCGKLSQLLKEQDIKPMLVAADLQRPAAIEQLHVIGRQLDIPVYSEADNKDPVKVCQNGVAKAKAEGARVVILDTAGRLAIDDELMAELAKIDKKVGPDQVYLVVDGMTGQDAVNSAGAFNDALELDGVIMTKLDGDARGGALLSVKHVTGVPIKFIGTGEHFDALEPFRPEGMASRILQMGDIVAAAREAHRIVDESEREELEAKMASGEFTLDDFKNMMEKVAKPGLMGKMMGLMPGMGQFKDMMDSDEAAGGIRQTIGAINSMTMAERRNPKLIDAHRRTRIAKGAGVQSPVITQLVKQFEMMKPLMQGMMGQGAGGRMKMMQQMQSSGMLNNPGMGGMKVKKGTGERLSAAEKKKRKKERDRMLRKMKRKG
- the rpsP gene encoding 30S ribosomal protein S16, which encodes MAVRIRMKKMGRTHRPFYRVCVMDQRSPRDGRVIEEVGHYDPMCPETDARVTLKSERIDHWLSVGAQPSEGVATFIKKYGTNGSHLEKQEAARARLGTRKNYTPAPEAPKPAKKKEEPVAEAAPAAEAPAAEESASE
- the trmD gene encoding tRNA (guanosine(37)-N1)-methyltransferase TrmD, translated to MRLDIVTLFPAIFDGYLTQSLLDKAIQRELVQIHRHNLRDWAQDAPHRKVDDRPFGGGPGMLIQVEPTVTCVDSVEAMDPKPARRIMLTPQGKRFDQRMAEDFATSERLVMLCGRYEGFDQRVVDILQPEEVSVGDFVLNGGEVAAMVIVDAVVRLLPGVLGDENSSIDDSFSRGNRLLEFPQYTRPREFRDHAVPDVLLSGDHKAIAEWRDRQSLDRTQKRRSDLLRPDNENN